One region of Miscanthus floridulus cultivar M001 chromosome 19, ASM1932011v1, whole genome shotgun sequence genomic DNA includes:
- the LOC136527918 gene encoding codeine O-demethylase-like isoform X1 — translation METHRHRDRAGQLAKRSPRIPMADDESWRVPSIVQELAATVQEPPSRYLIPEQDRRHDQLAGVEMPDPVPTIDLQRLLASDDSADAEATKLRSALLSWGFFLTCSFLQVTNHGIATSLMDDMMAASREFFRKPLEEKQVYSNLIEGKKWQLEGYGNDPVKTQDQILDWCDRLHLRVEPEAERNLDRWPGHPESFRGLLHEYTMGCKRVKDGILRAMASLLELDDDDGILGQFGDKGSTTNARFNYYPACPRPELVLGIRPHSDVVVLTLLLADEHVGGLHFQRDGTWYCVPAVRDRALLVNVGVSLEIMSNGIFKGPVHRVVTNSEKERMSLAMFYGTDLEKEIEPIAELLDEKRPARYKKIKFRDLVAAHYEYFSKRERVIESLKI, via the exons ATGGAGACACACAGACACAGGGACAGAGCAGGCCAACTGGCCAAGCGATCCCCAAGGATCCCAATGGCGGACGACGAATCATGGAGGGTGCCTAGCATAGTGCAGGAGCTGGCGGCCACCGTGCAGGAGCCGCCGAGTCGGTACCTGATCCCCGAGCAGGACAGGCGCCATGACCAGCTCGCCGGTGTGGAGATGCCGGACCCCGTCCCTACCATCGATCTCCAACGGCTGTTGGCGTCCGACGACTCTGCCGACGCGGAGGCTACCAAGCTGCGCTCGGCGCTGCTGAGCTGGGGCTTCTTCTTG ACGTGTTCTTTTCTCCAGGTTACGAACCATGGGATCGCGACCTCTCTGATGGACGATATGATGGCTGCATCACGCGAGTTCTTCCGCAAGCCGCTCGAAGAGAAGCAGGTGTACAGCAACCTGATCGAAGGGAAAAAGTGGCAGCTAGAAGGGTACGGGAATGACCCGGTGAAAACCCAGGATCAGATCCTGGACTGGTGCGACCGGCTGCATCTCAGGGTTGAGCCAGAGGCCGAGAGGAACCTCGATCGCTGGCCCGGACACCCGGAATCTTTCAG GGGTCTTCTGCATGAGTACACGATGGGCTGCAAGCGAGTCAAGGACGGGATCCTCCGGGCGATGGCGAGTCTTCTGgagctcgacgacgacgacggcatcCTCGGCCAGTTCGGCGACAAGGGCTCCACCACGAACGCCAGGTTCAACTACTACCCTGCCTGCCCGAGACCTGAGCTCGTGCTCGGCATCAGGCCTCACAGCGACGTCGTCGTCCTGACGCTGCTCCTCGCGGACGAACACGTCGGCGGGCTGCACTTCCAGAGGGACGGGACCTGGTACTGCGTCCCGGCAGTGCGTGACCGGGCCTTGCTGGTCAACGTCGGCGTCTCGTTGGAG ATAATGTCGAACGGGATCTTCAAGGGCCCGGTGCACAGGGTGGTGacgaactctgagaaggagaggATGTCTCTGGCCATGTTCTACGGTACGGATCTTGAGAAAGAGATCGAACCGATTGCTGAACTGTTAGATGAGAAGCGGCCAGCACGGTATAAGAAGATCAAGTTCAGGGATCTTGTGGCTGCTCACTATGAGTACTTCTCTAAaagggagagagtcatcgagtcGCTAAAGATCTAG
- the LOC136525681 gene encoding phosphopantothenate--cysteine ligase 2-like: MRPRLRAAGSRGVVCITSGGTTVPLEQRCVRFIDNLGSGQRGAASTEYFLKAGYPVIFIHCRGSKQPYCRFLPEDSFLDLFELGEDSEIQVPQSHSSVVKAAISNYRKATRLNGYDAAAHLTEETFCSIGIISVFGWAYILALIFSIQIN, from the exons ATGAGGCCGCGATTGCGTGCTGCAGGGAGCCGCGGAGTGGTGTGCATCACCTCCGGCGGCACTACGGTGCCCCTAGAGCAGCGGTGCGTGCGCTTCATCGACAATTTAGGCTCCGGCCAGCGCGGTGCCGCCTCCACCGA GTATTTTCTCAAGGCCGGCTACCCTGTCATCTTCATCCATTGCCG TGGGAGCAAGCAGCCTTACTGTAGGTTTCTTCCAGAGGATTCCTTTCTCGATCTTTTTGAGCTCGGTGAAGACTCGGAGATCCAAG TTCCACAGTCTCATTCCTCGGTGGTCAAGGCAGCAATTAGCAATTACCGGaag GCAACCAGATTGAACGGGTACGACGCGGCGGCGCACCTGACGGAGGAGACATTCTGCAGCATCGGCATCATCTCCGTCTTCGGCTGGGCGTACATTCTGGCCCTCATCTTCAGCATCCAG ATTAATTGA
- the LOC136527918 gene encoding codeine O-demethylase-like isoform X2, with amino-acid sequence METHRHRDRAGQLAKRSPRIPMADDESWRVPSIVQELAATVQEPPSRYLIPEQDRRHDQLAGVEMPDPVPTIDLQRLLASDDSADAEATKLRSALLSWGFFLVTNHGIATSLMDDMMAASREFFRKPLEEKQVYSNLIEGKKWQLEGYGNDPVKTQDQILDWCDRLHLRVEPEAERNLDRWPGHPESFRGLLHEYTMGCKRVKDGILRAMASLLELDDDDGILGQFGDKGSTTNARFNYYPACPRPELVLGIRPHSDVVVLTLLLADEHVGGLHFQRDGTWYCVPAVRDRALLVNVGVSLEIMSNGIFKGPVHRVVTNSEKERMSLAMFYGTDLEKEIEPIAELLDEKRPARYKKIKFRDLVAAHYEYFSKRERVIESLKI; translated from the exons ATGGAGACACACAGACACAGGGACAGAGCAGGCCAACTGGCCAAGCGATCCCCAAGGATCCCAATGGCGGACGACGAATCATGGAGGGTGCCTAGCATAGTGCAGGAGCTGGCGGCCACCGTGCAGGAGCCGCCGAGTCGGTACCTGATCCCCGAGCAGGACAGGCGCCATGACCAGCTCGCCGGTGTGGAGATGCCGGACCCCGTCCCTACCATCGATCTCCAACGGCTGTTGGCGTCCGACGACTCTGCCGACGCGGAGGCTACCAAGCTGCGCTCGGCGCTGCTGAGCTGGGGCTTCTTCTTG GTTACGAACCATGGGATCGCGACCTCTCTGATGGACGATATGATGGCTGCATCACGCGAGTTCTTCCGCAAGCCGCTCGAAGAGAAGCAGGTGTACAGCAACCTGATCGAAGGGAAAAAGTGGCAGCTAGAAGGGTACGGGAATGACCCGGTGAAAACCCAGGATCAGATCCTGGACTGGTGCGACCGGCTGCATCTCAGGGTTGAGCCAGAGGCCGAGAGGAACCTCGATCGCTGGCCCGGACACCCGGAATCTTTCAG GGGTCTTCTGCATGAGTACACGATGGGCTGCAAGCGAGTCAAGGACGGGATCCTCCGGGCGATGGCGAGTCTTCTGgagctcgacgacgacgacggcatcCTCGGCCAGTTCGGCGACAAGGGCTCCACCACGAACGCCAGGTTCAACTACTACCCTGCCTGCCCGAGACCTGAGCTCGTGCTCGGCATCAGGCCTCACAGCGACGTCGTCGTCCTGACGCTGCTCCTCGCGGACGAACACGTCGGCGGGCTGCACTTCCAGAGGGACGGGACCTGGTACTGCGTCCCGGCAGTGCGTGACCGGGCCTTGCTGGTCAACGTCGGCGTCTCGTTGGAG ATAATGTCGAACGGGATCTTCAAGGGCCCGGTGCACAGGGTGGTGacgaactctgagaaggagaggATGTCTCTGGCCATGTTCTACGGTACGGATCTTGAGAAAGAGATCGAACCGATTGCTGAACTGTTAGATGAGAAGCGGCCAGCACGGTATAAGAAGATCAAGTTCAGGGATCTTGTGGCTGCTCACTATGAGTACTTCTCTAAaagggagagagtcatcgagtcGCTAAAGATCTAG